One Misgurnus anguillicaudatus chromosome 19, ASM2758022v2, whole genome shotgun sequence genomic region harbors:
- the LOC141350957 gene encoding uncharacterized protein, whose product MEGTTVLAAATASGSVSLPPASDFNTQPITNMPPFTVSQDSLLGVQGTSLPRFSVPKMVPWSNDEDIEHYLTFERIAYACRWPRQDWVLHLLPLLSGKARAAYVAMDADNSLDYDCVKRAILDKFEICTETYRQRFRAYAMHEDETPEELQARLKALYEKWINPSNCTKEEIGEQIILEQFLKLLNPDTRTWVKQNNPTSSKHAAEIAETFMAARRSVHQPRRWRSYKSSPTGKSVDDFGDGLSNLASDAHVSSGNFNTHIKKQQSVKDQQKFKSVIMCHGCGQPGNKRADCSLQKVTNTRLCYVPRPMRELHELDLNTDTIIDVKIGDRGFKALLDSGASQTLVRNECLDGLNTVPQGNLKVRCIHGDEREYPRTDVVIEIAEQAYHLSVGIVVNLPSYPRQRCSCVC is encoded by the coding sequence ATGGAAGGAACAACAGTCCTGGCTGCTGCAACAGCAAGTGGCTCGGTAAGTTTACCTCCAGCAAGTGATTTTAACACACAGCCTATTACTAATATGCCTCCATTTACGGTGTCTCAAGACTCTTTGTTGGGAGTGCAGGGTACCTCCCTGCCGCGATTTTCTGTGCCTAAGATGGTACCATGGTCTAATGATGAAGACATAGAACATTACTTAACTTTTGAACGTATTGCATATGCATGTAGATGGCCAAGGCAGGACTGGGTGTTACACCTCTTACCCCTTTTGTCAGGAAAAGCTAGAGCTGCTTATGTAGCTATGGATGCAGACAATTCCCTTGATTATGATTGTGTTAAACGTGCTATATTGGACAAATTTGAAATCTGCACTGAAACTTATAGGCAACGTTTTAGAGCTTATGCTATGCATGAAGATGAAACGCCTGAAGAGCTACAGGCTAGATTGAAGGCTTTGTATGAGAAATGGATTAACCCAAGCAATTGCACTAAAGAGGAAATTGGAGAACAGATCATTCTAGAGCAATTCCTCAAGCTCCTGAATCCAGATACTAGGACATGGGTGAAACAAAACAACCCTACATCTTCAAAGCATGCAGCAGAGATTGCAGAAACTTTCATGGCTGCCAGAAGATCAGTACATCAGCCAAGGCGATGGCGGTCCTACAAAAGTTCACCAACTGGTAAGTCTGTTGATGATTTTGGTGATGGTCTGAGTAATTTAGCTTCAGATGCTCATGTTTCTTCTGGTAACTTTAATACACACATTAAGAAACAGCAGAGTGTGAAGGACCAACAGAAGTTTAAATCTGTTATTATGTGTCATGGATGTGGCCAGCCAGGGAATAAAAGAGCAGATTGTTCTTTACAGAAAGTCACTAACACTCGTCTTTGTTATGTACCAAGACCAATGAGGGAACTTCATGAACTAGACCTAAATACCGATACTATCATTGATGTAAAGATAGGAGATAGGGGTTTTAAAGCTCTTTTGGATTCTGGTGCTAGCCAAACTCTAGTGAGAAATGAATGCTTGGATGGTTTAAACACAGTTCCGCAGGGTAATCTAAAAGTTCGCTGTATCCATGGGGATGAGAGAGAATATCCCAGAACTGATGTGGTTATTGAGATAGCTGAGCAGGCTTACCATTTGTCAGTCGGTATTGTAGTTAACTTACCCAGTTATCCTAGGCAGAGATGTTCCTGTGTTTGTTGA